Proteins from one Burkholderia oklahomensis C6786 genomic window:
- the hflC gene encoding protease modulator HflC yields MNRIIALVVAIVIVALVASSTVLVVDPRHTAVLSSRDGDAPTLAGPGLHFKLPQPLQTATFVDVRVQTLDSADPQSLTTKDKSDVLVSPVVKYRVADVLKYYKETGGAPRGEVDRLSAAVKGALGGAFAKRELDDALGSQRAIADEAKRALQADAAPLGIDIVDVQLTRVDLPASQADGAYQRMTAELQRQAERERAEGAAQAEEIKADAARQQQTILAEGYKAAQSIKGEGDAKAASIAADAFGRDPQFYQFYASLQAYRNSFKPNDVIVVDPDSEFFRFMRSPTGGAAAPAAAPRNR; encoded by the coding sequence ATGAACCGAATCATCGCGCTCGTCGTAGCGATCGTCATCGTCGCGCTGGTCGCTTCGTCGACGGTGCTCGTCGTCGATCCGCGCCATACGGCCGTGCTGTCGTCGCGCGACGGCGACGCGCCGACGCTTGCCGGCCCCGGCCTTCATTTCAAGCTGCCGCAGCCGCTGCAGACGGCGACGTTCGTCGACGTTCGCGTCCAGACGCTCGACTCGGCCGATCCGCAGAGCCTGACGACGAAGGACAAGAGCGACGTGCTCGTGAGCCCCGTCGTCAAGTACCGGGTCGCCGACGTGCTCAAGTACTACAAGGAAACGGGCGGCGCGCCGCGCGGCGAGGTCGATCGCCTGTCGGCGGCCGTCAAGGGCGCGCTCGGCGGCGCGTTCGCGAAGCGCGAGCTCGACGACGCGCTCGGCAGCCAGCGCGCGATCGCCGACGAGGCGAAGCGCGCGCTGCAGGCCGACGCGGCGCCGCTCGGCATCGACATCGTCGACGTGCAACTCACGCGCGTCGATCTGCCCGCCTCGCAGGCGGACGGCGCGTACCAGCGGATGACGGCCGAGCTGCAGCGCCAGGCCGAGCGCGAGCGCGCGGAAGGCGCGGCGCAGGCGGAAGAGATCAAGGCGGATGCGGCCCGGCAACAGCAGACGATTCTCGCGGAAGGCTACAAGGCCGCGCAGTCGATCAAGGGCGAAGGCGACGCGAAGGCCGCGTCGATCGCCGCCGACGCGTTCGGCCGCGATCCGCAGTTCTATCAGTTCTACGCGAGCCTGCAGGCATACCGGAACAGCTTCAAGCCGAACGACGTCATCGTCGTCGATCCGGACAGCGAGTTCTTCCGCTTCATGCGCAGCCCGACGGGCGGCGCCGCGGCGCCGGCTGCCGCTCCCCGCAACCGTTGA
- a CDS encoding ATP phosphoribosyltransferase regulatory subunit, producing the protein MSTWLLPENIADVLPSEARKIEELRRRLLDRFRSYGYEMVMPPLLEYLESLLTSGGNELRLRTFKLVDQVSGRTLGLRADMTPQVARIDAHLLNRQGVTRLCYAGPVLHTRPRGLHASREQLQVGAEIYGHAGLEADLEIQQLMLDALHLTGLKKIRLDLCHAGVLAALFARDAVAAERGEALYDALAGKDVPRLNELTDDLGTDTRAALRALPRLYGDASVLDEARRQLPALPEIARALDDLAHLAAQVKDAEVAIDLADLRGYAYHSGAMFAAYVDGVPNAVAHGGRYDHVGQAYGRARPATGFSLDLREIARISPIEARGAAILAPWKQDDALRAAVGALRDAGEVVIQALPGHDHVLDEFACDRALVEQGGAWVVEPR; encoded by the coding sequence ATGTCGACCTGGTTACTTCCCGAGAATATTGCCGACGTGCTGCCGTCGGAGGCGCGCAAGATCGAGGAACTGCGTCGCAGGCTGCTCGACCGTTTTCGTTCGTACGGCTACGAGATGGTCATGCCGCCGCTCCTCGAGTATCTGGAGTCACTGCTGACGAGCGGCGGCAACGAATTGCGGCTGCGCACGTTCAAGCTCGTCGACCAGGTGTCGGGACGCACGCTCGGCTTGCGCGCGGACATGACGCCGCAGGTCGCGCGGATCGACGCGCACCTGCTGAACCGCCAGGGCGTGACGCGCCTCTGCTACGCGGGTCCCGTGCTGCACACGCGGCCGCGCGGGCTGCACGCGAGCCGCGAGCAGCTCCAGGTCGGCGCGGAAATCTACGGACATGCGGGTCTCGAGGCCGATCTGGAGATTCAGCAACTGATGCTCGACGCGCTGCACCTGACTGGTCTGAAGAAAATCCGGCTCGACCTGTGCCATGCGGGCGTGCTGGCGGCGCTCTTCGCGCGCGACGCGGTCGCGGCCGAGCGCGGCGAGGCGCTCTACGACGCGCTCGCCGGCAAGGACGTGCCGCGCCTGAACGAATTGACCGACGATCTCGGCACGGATACGCGCGCCGCGCTTCGCGCGCTGCCGCGCCTGTACGGCGACGCGTCGGTGCTCGACGAGGCGCGCCGCCAACTGCCGGCGCTGCCCGAAATCGCGCGGGCGCTCGACGACCTCGCGCATCTCGCCGCGCAGGTGAAGGACGCCGAGGTCGCGATCGATCTCGCCGATCTGCGCGGCTACGCGTATCACAGCGGCGCGATGTTCGCCGCGTACGTCGACGGCGTGCCGAACGCGGTCGCGCACGGCGGCCGCTACGATCACGTCGGCCAGGCGTACGGCCGCGCGCGTCCGGCGACGGGCTTTTCGCTCGATCTGCGCGAGATTGCGCGAATTTCGCCGATCGAGGCGCGCGGCGCCGCGATTCTGGCGCCGTGGAAGCAGGACGACGCGTTGCGCGCGGCGGTCGGCGCGCTGCGCGACGCAGGCGAAGTCGTGATCCAGGCGCTGCCGGGGCACGATCACGTGCTCGACGAGTTCGCGTGCGATCGCGCGCTCGTCGAACAGGGCGGCGCATGGGTGGTCGAGCCCCGCTGA
- a CDS encoding adenylosuccinate synthase → MSASAVNATPGRNVVVVGTQWGDEGKGKIVDWLTDHAQGVVRFQGGHNAGHTLIIGGKKTILRLIPSGIMREGVACYIGNGVVLSPEALFKEIGELEEAGLNVRERLFISEAATLILPYHIAIDQAREARRGASKIGTTGRGIGPAYEDKVGRRALRVQDLFDARTFADRLRENLDFHNFVLTQYLGGAAVDFQATLDTMLGYADRLKPMVADVSRRLYEENHAGRNLLFEGAQGTLLDIDHGTYPFVTSSNCVAGAAAAGAGVGPQKLNYILGITKAYCTRVGSGPFPSELYDADNPSRQDQIGVTLANVGKEFGSVTGRPRRTGWLDAAALRRSIQINGVSGLCMTKLDVLDGLEEVKLCVGYKIDGEDVDLLPRGAAEVARCEPVYETFGGWKESTVGIKSWDALPANARAYLTRVQEVAGVPIDMVSTGPDRDETILLRHPFKV, encoded by the coding sequence ATGTCTGCCAGCGCAGTGAACGCGACTCCCGGACGCAATGTCGTCGTCGTGGGGACTCAATGGGGTGATGAAGGCAAAGGCAAGATCGTCGACTGGCTGACGGACCACGCTCAGGGCGTCGTGCGTTTCCAGGGCGGCCACAACGCCGGCCACACCCTCATCATCGGCGGCAAGAAGACCATCTTGCGCCTCATCCCGTCGGGCATCATGCGTGAAGGCGTCGCCTGCTACATCGGCAACGGCGTCGTGCTGTCGCCCGAGGCGCTCTTCAAGGAAATCGGCGAGCTGGAAGAGGCAGGGCTGAACGTTCGCGAGCGCCTGTTCATCTCCGAGGCGGCGACGCTGATTCTGCCGTACCACATCGCGATCGACCAGGCGCGCGAAGCGCGCCGCGGCGCGAGCAAGATCGGCACGACCGGCCGCGGCATCGGCCCCGCGTACGAAGACAAGGTCGGCCGCCGTGCGCTGCGCGTTCAGGATCTGTTCGACGCGAGAACGTTCGCCGACCGCCTGCGCGAGAATCTCGACTTCCATAACTTCGTGCTGACCCAGTATCTCGGCGGCGCGGCCGTCGATTTCCAGGCGACGCTCGACACGATGCTCGGCTACGCGGATCGTCTGAAGCCGATGGTCGCGGACGTGTCGCGCCGTCTGTACGAGGAGAACCACGCGGGCCGCAACCTGCTGTTCGAAGGTGCGCAAGGCACGCTGCTCGACATCGATCACGGCACCTATCCGTTCGTCACGTCGAGCAACTGCGTCGCGGGCGCGGCGGCGGCGGGCGCGGGCGTCGGCCCGCAGAAGCTCAACTACATCCTCGGCATCACCAAGGCGTATTGCACGCGCGTCGGTTCGGGCCCGTTCCCGAGCGAGCTGTACGACGCGGACAATCCGAGCCGCCAGGACCAGATCGGCGTCACGCTCGCGAACGTCGGCAAGGAATTCGGCTCCGTCACGGGCCGTCCGCGCCGCACCGGCTGGCTCGACGCGGCGGCGCTGCGCCGCTCGATCCAGATCAACGGCGTGTCGGGCCTCTGCATGACGAAGCTCGACGTGCTCGACGGCCTCGAGGAAGTGAAGCTGTGCGTCGGCTACAAGATCGACGGCGAAGACGTCGATCTGCTGCCGCGCGGCGCGGCCGAGGTCGCGCGCTGCGAGCCTGTCTACGAGACGTTCGGCGGCTGGAAGGAAAGCACGGTCGGCATCAAATCGTGGGATGCGCTGCCCGCGAACGCGCGTGCGTACCTCACGCGCGTGCAGGAAGTGGCCGGCGTGCCGATCGACATGGTGTCCACGGGCCCGGATCGCGACGAGACGATCCTGCTGCGCCATCCGTTCAAGGTGTAA
- the bamB gene encoding outer membrane protein assembly factor BamB — MNLLKRYAAPVACAAAVLVLAACSSTKDARRVPTPLTEFKPVLDVQQVWKASVGKGGRYSFSPVAVGDAVYVAGANGSVEKIDAKTGQEIWRAKVGSDLSAGVGSDGNLTAVGALKGGVFVLGPDGKLLWKTTVQGEVFSPPLVGNGLVIVRTIDGQVIAFNAQTGEQKWVYRNRAVPLNLRVSAGMTFAGDAAVLAGFPGGGLVALNLQTGEPFWQTPVSFPKGVTEVERINDVTGAPTLVGAETCAVTFQGQLGCFDANSGRPLWEKAFSSRSGVAQDDTVVAGGDDWSVVSAYDVATGKELWRNDKLKSRDVGVPYLLGRAVVFGDYKGFVHFLSRDDGTFVARMKTDGSAINAAPVLAGNTLVVQTQDGGVYGFRPR, encoded by the coding sequence ATGAATCTGCTGAAACGTTACGCTGCACCCGTTGCCTGCGCGGCGGCCGTCCTGGTTCTCGCGGCCTGTTCGTCAACGAAGGACGCGCGCCGCGTGCCGACGCCGCTCACCGAGTTCAAACCCGTGCTCGACGTGCAGCAGGTGTGGAAGGCGAGCGTCGGCAAGGGTGGCCGCTACTCGTTCTCTCCCGTCGCGGTGGGCGACGCGGTGTACGTCGCCGGCGCGAACGGTTCGGTCGAGAAGATCGACGCGAAGACGGGCCAGGAAATCTGGCGCGCGAAAGTGGGCTCCGATCTGTCGGCGGGCGTCGGCAGCGACGGCAACCTGACCGCGGTCGGCGCGCTGAAGGGCGGCGTGTTCGTGCTCGGCCCGGACGGCAAGCTGCTGTGGAAGACGACCGTGCAGGGCGAGGTCTTCTCGCCGCCGCTCGTCGGCAACGGCCTCGTGATCGTGCGCACGATCGACGGCCAAGTGATCGCGTTCAACGCGCAGACGGGCGAGCAGAAGTGGGTCTACCGCAACCGCGCGGTGCCGCTCAACCTGCGCGTGTCGGCCGGCATGACGTTCGCCGGCGACGCAGCGGTGCTCGCGGGCTTCCCGGGCGGCGGTCTCGTCGCGCTGAACCTGCAGACGGGCGAGCCGTTCTGGCAGACGCCCGTGTCGTTCCCGAAGGGCGTGACCGAAGTCGAGCGGATCAACGACGTGACGGGCGCGCCGACGCTCGTCGGCGCCGAGACGTGCGCTGTGACGTTCCAGGGCCAGCTCGGCTGCTTCGACGCGAATTCGGGCCGTCCGCTGTGGGAGAAGGCGTTCTCGAGCCGCAGCGGCGTCGCGCAGGACGATACGGTGGTCGCGGGCGGCGACGACTGGTCGGTCGTGTCGGCGTACGACGTCGCGACGGGCAAGGAGCTCTGGCGCAACGACAAGCTGAAGAGCCGCGACGTCGGCGTGCCGTACCTGCTCGGCCGCGCGGTCGTGTTCGGCGACTACAAGGGCTTCGTGCACTTCCTGTCGCGCGACGACGGCACGTTCGTCGCGCGGATGAAGACAGACGGCAGCGCGATCAACGCGGCGCCCGTGCTCGCCGGCAACACGCTCGTCGTCCAGACGCAGGACGGCGGCGTGTACGGTTTCCGTCCGCGCTAA
- a CDS encoding DUF2065 domain-containing protein: MDFAGSLLLALALMLIIEGAFPFVFPSAWRDTFRRIAERPPHHIRIGGFIVMAIGLALLLLVT; this comes from the coding sequence ATGGATTTCGCTGGCTCGTTACTGCTTGCTCTCGCGCTGATGCTCATCATCGAGGGCGCCTTTCCGTTCGTGTTTCCGAGCGCGTGGCGCGACACGTTTCGTAGAATAGCGGAGCGGCCTCCGCACCATATCCGGATCGGCGGTTTCATCGTGATGGCGATCGGGCTTGCGCTGCTTCTGCTCGTTACCTGA
- a CDS encoding phosphoribosyltransferase, whose protein sequence is MTQNPMATFTMSDPRNDDKNLWVGWDEYHRLIEMLALAVHDSGWKFDKILCLARGGLRVGDQLSRIYDLPLAILATSSYREAAGTQQGDLDIAQYITMTRGDLSGNVLLVDDLVDSGVTLARVQQHLKERYPAVTAVRSAVLWYKGCSKVKPDYHVQYLPTNPWIHQPFEEWDTVRPHNLAAWIKRGNTQRDDASDA, encoded by the coding sequence ATGACGCAGAATCCCATGGCGACGTTCACGATGTCCGACCCGCGCAACGACGACAAGAATCTCTGGGTCGGCTGGGACGAATACCACCGGCTGATCGAGATGCTCGCGCTCGCGGTGCACGATTCGGGCTGGAAGTTCGACAAGATCCTGTGCCTTGCGCGCGGCGGTCTGCGCGTCGGCGATCAGTTGTCGCGCATCTACGACCTGCCGCTCGCGATTCTCGCGACGAGCTCGTATCGCGAGGCGGCGGGCACGCAGCAGGGCGATCTCGACATCGCGCAGTACATCACGATGACGCGCGGCGATCTGTCGGGCAACGTGCTGCTCGTCGACGATCTCGTCGATTCGGGCGTGACGCTCGCGCGCGTCCAGCAGCACCTGAAGGAGCGCTATCCGGCCGTGACGGCCGTGCGTTCGGCGGTGCTCTGGTACAAGGGCTGCTCGAAGGTGAAGCCCGATTATCATGTCCAGTACCTGCCGACGAATCCGTGGATTCATCAGCCGTTCGAAGAATGGGATACGGTGCGCCCGCACAATCTCGCGGCATGGATCAAGCGCGGCAACACGCAGCGCGACGACGCGTCCGACGCGTGA
- the der gene encoding ribosome biogenesis GTPase Der has translation MKPVIALVGRPNVGKSTLFNRLTRSRDALVADLPGLTRDRHYGEGRVGARPYLVVDTGGFEPVAKDGILHEMARQTRQAVEEADVVVFIVDGRNGLAPQDKSIADYLRKTGRPIFLVVNKAEGMKYTAVASDFYELGLGDPRAISAAHGDGVTDMINEALEVAYAGQPEESEEDAAARGIKIAIVGRPNVGKSTLVNTLIGEDRVIAFDMPGTTRDSIYVDFERNGKRYTLIDTAGLRRRGKVFEAIEKFSVVKTLQSISDANVVILLLDARQDISDQDAHIAGFVVEQGRALVVGVNKWDGLDPHVRERAKADLARKLKFLDFAKSHFISAAEKTGIGPLMRSVDDAYAAAMKKLPTPKLTRALIDAVEFQQPRRRGPVRPKLRYAHQGGQNPPIIVIHGNALDAVTETYKRYLENRFRETFSLTGTPLRIEFRSSTNPYADKE, from the coding sequence ATGAAACCGGTCATTGCCCTCGTTGGGCGCCCCAATGTGGGGAAATCCACGCTGTTCAACCGGCTCACGCGCTCGCGCGATGCGCTGGTCGCCGATCTGCCCGGCCTGACGCGCGATCGCCATTACGGCGAGGGGCGAGTCGGCGCGCGGCCGTATCTCGTCGTCGACACGGGCGGCTTCGAGCCCGTCGCGAAGGACGGCATCCTGCACGAGATGGCGCGACAGACGCGCCAGGCGGTCGAGGAGGCGGACGTCGTCGTGTTCATCGTCGACGGCCGCAACGGCCTCGCGCCGCAGGACAAGTCGATTGCCGATTATCTGCGCAAGACCGGACGGCCGATCTTCCTCGTCGTCAACAAGGCCGAGGGGATGAAATACACGGCGGTCGCGTCGGATTTCTACGAGCTCGGCCTGGGCGATCCGCGCGCGATTTCGGCCGCGCACGGCGACGGCGTGACCGACATGATCAACGAGGCGCTCGAGGTCGCGTACGCGGGCCAGCCGGAAGAGAGCGAAGAGGACGCCGCCGCGCGCGGCATCAAGATTGCGATCGTCGGCCGGCCGAACGTCGGCAAGTCGACGCTCGTCAACACGCTGATCGGCGAAGACCGCGTGATCGCATTCGACATGCCGGGCACGACGCGCGATTCGATCTACGTCGACTTCGAACGCAACGGCAAGCGGTATACGCTGATCGACACGGCGGGCCTGCGCCGCCGCGGCAAGGTGTTCGAGGCGATCGAGAAATTCTCGGTCGTGAAGACGCTGCAGTCGATCTCCGACGCGAACGTCGTCATTCTTCTGCTCGATGCGCGGCAGGACATCTCCGATCAGGACGCGCACATCGCGGGCTTCGTCGTCGAGCAGGGGCGCGCGCTCGTCGTCGGCGTGAACAAGTGGGACGGTCTCGATCCGCACGTGCGCGAGCGCGCGAAGGCCGATCTCGCGCGCAAGCTCAAGTTCCTCGATTTCGCGAAGTCCCACTTCATCTCGGCGGCGGAGAAGACGGGCATCGGCCCGTTGATGCGCTCGGTCGACGACGCGTATGCGGCCGCGATGAAGAAGCTGCCGACGCCGAAGCTCACGCGCGCGCTGATCGACGCGGTCGAGTTCCAGCAGCCGCGCCGCCGCGGCCCGGTGCGGCCGAAGCTGCGCTATGCGCACCAGGGCGGACAGAACCCGCCCATCATCGTCATTCACGGCAACGCGCTCGACGCCGTGACCGAGACGTACAAGCGCTATCTCGAGAATCGATTCCGAGAAACTTTCTCGCTGACGGGCACTCCATTGCGCATAGAGTTTCGCTCGTCGACGAACCCTTACGCCGATAAGGAGTGA
- the hflK gene encoding FtsH protease activity modulator HflK — translation MRALLSINDPRWGRGGNGDKPRANESKRPNGRDDGPPDLDEMWRNFNRRLSGWFGGKGGGNNGFRPDNGRAARVGVGIVAGVLIAIYLGSGIFIVQDGQTGVVLRFGEYKGTVGDGVHWRLPYPFDSHEIVDTSQVRSIEIGRNNVVRLANVKDASMLTRDADIVDVRFAVQYRIGSATDYLFRAADPERSVSQAAQAAVREIVGAKSADDVLAQDRDVLRDALAKAIQHDLDRYRTGLVVTGVTVQSVAPPEQVQAAVDDIAKARQDGEAAKNAAQAYASELLPRAQGDAAKMVDDAKSYAERVVAQAEGDAERFKQVYAQYSKAPAVIRERMYLETMQEIYSNTTKVYVGNKAGNSVLYLPLDKIVEAGRQRAADAASAATAAPASGAQAPAFSAPASAAAAASAPRASAPAAASPASGSDPLRSREAFRSRSRTDDLQ, via the coding sequence ATGCGCGCCTTGCTGTCGATCAACGATCCCCGCTGGGGACGCGGCGGCAACGGCGACAAGCCGCGTGCGAACGAATCGAAGCGCCCGAACGGACGCGACGACGGCCCCCCGGACCTCGATGAGATGTGGCGGAACTTCAACCGTCGCCTGAGCGGCTGGTTCGGCGGCAAGGGCGGCGGCAACAACGGCTTTCGTCCGGACAACGGGCGCGCCGCGCGTGTCGGCGTCGGCATTGTCGCGGGCGTGCTGATCGCAATCTATCTCGGCAGCGGCATCTTCATCGTTCAGGATGGCCAGACTGGCGTCGTGCTGCGCTTCGGCGAGTACAAGGGCACCGTCGGCGACGGCGTCCACTGGCGCCTGCCGTATCCGTTCGACTCGCACGAGATCGTCGATACATCGCAGGTGCGCTCGATCGAGATCGGCCGCAACAACGTCGTGCGGCTCGCCAACGTGAAGGACGCGTCGATGCTGACGCGCGACGCCGACATCGTCGACGTGCGCTTCGCCGTTCAATATCGGATCGGGTCCGCGACCGACTACCTGTTCCGTGCCGCCGATCCCGAGCGCAGCGTGTCGCAGGCGGCGCAGGCGGCGGTGCGCGAGATCGTCGGCGCGAAGAGCGCGGACGACGTGCTCGCGCAGGATCGCGACGTGCTGCGCGATGCGCTCGCGAAGGCGATCCAGCACGACCTCGACCGCTACCGGACGGGGCTCGTCGTCACCGGCGTGACCGTGCAGAGCGTCGCGCCGCCCGAGCAGGTGCAGGCGGCCGTCGACGACATCGCGAAGGCGCGTCAGGACGGCGAAGCCGCGAAGAACGCCGCGCAGGCGTACGCGAGCGAATTGCTGCCGCGTGCGCAGGGCGACGCGGCGAAGATGGTCGACGACGCGAAGTCGTACGCGGAGCGCGTCGTCGCGCAGGCGGAAGGCGACGCCGAGCGCTTCAAGCAGGTCTATGCGCAGTACTCGAAGGCGCCCGCGGTGATCCGCGAGCGGATGTACCTCGAGACGATGCAGGAGATCTATTCGAACACGACGAAGGTGTACGTCGGCAACAAGGCGGGCAACAGCGTGCTGTATCTGCCGCTCGACAAGATTGTCGAAGCGGGCCGCCAGCGCGCGGCCGATGCGGCGAGCGCCGCCACTGCCGCGCCCGCGAGCGGTGCGCAGGCGCCTGCGTTCTCCGCGCCAGCGTCGGCCGCGGCTGCCGCGAGCGCGCCTCGCGCGTCGGCGCCCGCCGCGGCGAGTCCGGCGTCCGGCAGCGATCCGCTGCGCTCGCGCGAGGCGTTCCGCAGCCGCTCGCGCACCGACGATCTGCAGTAA
- the hflX gene encoding GTPase HflX produces the protein MINAALVGIDFGKTDFEASLEELSLLASSAGAHPAVTLTGRRSSPDAAMFVGSGKAEELRLACEANDVEIVIFNHALAPAQQRNLERMLNRRVVDRTSLILDIFAQRARSHEGKLQVELAQLQYLATRLIRAWTHLERQKGGIGLRGPGETQLETDRRLIGERIKMLKTRLEKLRRQHHTQRRQRARSGTMSVSLVGYTNAGKSTLFNALTKAQAYAADQLFATLDTTSRRVYLGDEVGQIVVSDTVGFIRELPHQLVAAFRATLEETIHADLLLHVVDASSAVRLEQIEQVNEVLHEIGADSIRQILVFNKIDAVPELEARGDAVERDEYGNISRVFLSARTGQGLDSLRAAIAEIATAEHLVGAMPLDGAPAQPHEDHPVSEHGR, from the coding sequence TTGATCAACGCAGCGTTAGTGGGCATCGATTTCGGCAAGACCGATTTCGAAGCCAGTCTCGAAGAACTCAGTCTGCTCGCCTCCAGTGCGGGCGCCCATCCCGCCGTCACGCTGACGGGCCGCCGTTCCAGTCCCGACGCCGCCATGTTCGTCGGCAGCGGCAAAGCCGAGGAACTGCGGCTTGCCTGCGAAGCGAACGACGTCGAAATCGTCATCTTCAATCACGCGCTCGCCCCCGCCCAGCAACGCAATCTGGAGCGGATGCTTAATCGGCGCGTCGTCGACCGCACGAGCCTCATCCTCGACATCTTCGCGCAGCGCGCCCGCAGTCACGAAGGCAAGCTGCAGGTCGAGCTCGCGCAGCTCCAATACCTCGCGACCCGGCTGATTCGAGCCTGGACCCACCTCGAGCGCCAAAAGGGCGGCATCGGTCTGCGCGGCCCCGGCGAAACGCAGCTCGAAACCGACCGGCGCCTGATCGGCGAGCGCATCAAGATGCTGAAGACGCGGCTCGAGAAGCTGCGCCGCCAGCATCACACGCAGCGCCGGCAGCGCGCGCGCAGCGGCACGATGTCGGTGTCGCTCGTCGGCTACACGAATGCGGGCAAGTCGACGCTCTTCAATGCGCTGACGAAAGCGCAGGCATATGCGGCGGATCAATTGTTCGCGACGCTCGACACGACGTCGCGGCGCGTGTACCTCGGCGACGAGGTCGGGCAGATCGTCGTGTCCGATACCGTCGGCTTCATCCGCGAGCTGCCGCACCAACTGGTCGCGGCGTTCCGCGCGACGCTCGAAGAGACGATCCACGCGGATCTGCTGCTGCACGTCGTCGATGCGTCGAGCGCGGTGCGGCTCGAGCAGATCGAGCAGGTCAACGAGGTGCTGCACGAAATCGGGGCGGACTCGATCCGCCAGATTCTCGTGTTCAACAAGATCGATGCCGTGCCCGAGCTCGAGGCCCGAGGGGATGCGGTCGAGCGGGACGAGTATGGTAATATCTCGCGCGTCTTTTTGAGCGCGCGCACGGGCCAGGGTCTGGACTCGCTGCGTGCCGCCATCGCCGAGATCGCTACCGCGGAACATCTTGTCGGCGCCATGCCGCTTGACGGCGCGCCGGCGCAACCACACGAAGACCACCCGGTTTCCGAACATGGGCGCTGA
- the hfq gene encoding RNA chaperone Hfq produces MSNKGQLLQDPFLNALRKEHVPVSIYLVNGIKLQGNIESFDQYVVLLRNTVTQMVYKHAISTVVPARPVNFHPDAEAAS; encoded by the coding sequence ATGAGCAACAAAGGGCAATTGTTACAAGACCCGTTTTTGAACGCACTGCGTAAAGAGCACGTGCCGGTTTCGATCTATCTCGTCAACGGCATCAAGCTTCAAGGGAACATCGAATCGTTCGACCAGTACGTCGTGTTGCTCAGGAACACGGTTACACAGATGGTTTACAAGCACGCCATTTCGACGGTCGTGCCGGCGCGTCCGGTGAACTTCCACCCGGATGCGGAAGCAGCGTCCTAA